A portion of the Edaphobacter bradus genome contains these proteins:
- a CDS encoding iron-containing redox enzyme family protein, with protein MRTATHSEALWSRIHLAEGRLVSASDRFWTHPDLAELLPGFLVQLHRVMQGGISLMRVARERALGLTNDEVAQIAAAYLETHIDEEKDHDAWLLNDISTLGIAAAEVQQATPLPSVVSLLGAQYFWGLNIHPVAVFGYLIVLEGYPPLSSQLEEIRVRTGLPETAFRCLHAHADNDPHHIADLNRTLDSMPLTPQQQKFIALSAFHTIDAVASIFDEMLEEHAARHDTTQILSYARG; from the coding sequence ATGCGTACGGCCACACACAGTGAGGCGTTGTGGAGCAGAATTCATCTCGCAGAAGGCCGTCTCGTCTCGGCCAGCGATCGCTTCTGGACCCACCCTGATCTCGCCGAATTGCTGCCCGGCTTCCTCGTTCAGCTTCATCGCGTGATGCAGGGCGGGATCTCGCTGATGCGCGTCGCACGCGAGCGCGCACTAGGGCTCACCAATGACGAGGTTGCGCAAATCGCAGCCGCCTACCTCGAAACCCACATCGACGAAGAAAAAGACCACGACGCCTGGCTCCTGAACGATATCTCCACGCTCGGCATCGCTGCGGCCGAAGTGCAGCAGGCCACGCCGCTGCCATCGGTCGTCTCACTCCTCGGGGCGCAATACTTCTGGGGACTCAACATCCACCCGGTAGCGGTCTTCGGCTACCTCATCGTGCTTGAAGGCTATCCGCCCCTCTCCAGCCAGCTTGAGGAGATTCGCGTCCGCACCGGCCTCCCCGAAACTGCCTTCCGTTGCCTGCATGCGCACGCCGACAACGACCCGCACCACATCGCCGACCTCAATCGAACGCTCGACAGCATGCCGCTGACGCCCCAGCAGCAGAAGTTCATCGCTCTGAGCGCATTCCACACCATCGACGCCGTCGCATCCATCTTCGACGAGATGCTCGAAGAGCACGCAGCGCGGCATGATACAACTCAGATACTCTCGTACGCCCGAGGATAA
- a CDS encoding CRTAC1 family protein, which produces MTWSRRTFLNSLSRTALVLSLEDVLALASPQQAPAPPQIGSRPTYDAKPRPAPKGPPSPVAGTPLGVKFFDVAREAGLNAKTIYGGEHKNRYLLETTGCGVAFFDYDQDDWIDIFLVNGSRIDGFPKGQEPVSHLFKSNRDGTFTDVTAKAGLARSGWGQGCCVGDYNNDGWNDLFVSYYGQSVLYRNNGDGTFTDVTAKAGLLQPKTRWNTGCAFLDYDRDGHLDLFVANYIEFDIKTTPLPEAAGCAYKGIQVACGPPGLQGGKNILYHNNGDGTFTDVSEKSGMWDTIGTYALSVAVADLDNDGWPDIYVANDSTAATFYQNQKDGTFKDVAIEAGIAYSPDGKPQAGMGVSIGDFNRDGLLDIVKTNFAGDVDSLYLNLGGGNFDDHTYLSGLGVNTRFLGWGVGFFDMDNDGWPDLLMSNGHVYPEVEGTNVDAPYAQHKYLYRNLRNGQFEEVTSQAGPGITTPAPARGTAFGDYDNDGDIDIVVNCVNSLPQLIRCDSTTGRNWIKIRTVGTKSNRTGIGARVAVTIHLAEGKPFVQIDEVRSGGSYFSQNDLRMHFGLDKATNADVEIRWPSGAIDKLPNLAANHLYVVQEGGKVLKTVAMGPSHPML; this is translated from the coding sequence TTGACCTGGTCTCGCCGTACATTTCTCAACTCCCTCTCGCGGACAGCTCTCGTCCTTTCGCTCGAAGACGTCCTCGCCCTTGCATCGCCACAACAAGCTCCCGCCCCGCCTCAGATCGGCTCTCGCCCCACTTATGACGCCAAACCACGCCCTGCTCCCAAGGGTCCTCCGTCACCCGTAGCCGGAACTCCGCTTGGTGTTAAATTTTTCGATGTCGCTCGTGAGGCTGGGCTGAACGCCAAGACCATCTATGGCGGCGAACACAAAAATCGCTACCTCCTCGAAACGACAGGCTGCGGTGTAGCCTTCTTCGACTACGACCAGGACGATTGGATCGATATCTTTCTCGTCAATGGCTCCCGCATTGATGGCTTTCCCAAGGGGCAGGAACCTGTATCGCATCTCTTCAAGAGCAATCGCGACGGCACATTCACCGACGTCACTGCCAAAGCAGGCCTCGCCCGCAGCGGCTGGGGGCAAGGCTGCTGCGTCGGCGACTATAACAATGACGGCTGGAACGACCTCTTCGTCAGCTATTACGGACAGAGCGTCCTCTATCGCAACAACGGCGACGGCACATTCACCGATGTCACCGCCAAAGCCGGCCTCCTCCAGCCAAAGACGCGCTGGAACACAGGCTGCGCCTTCCTCGACTACGATCGCGACGGACACCTCGATCTCTTCGTCGCCAACTACATCGAGTTTGACATCAAGACAACGCCCTTGCCCGAAGCTGCCGGATGCGCCTACAAAGGTATCCAAGTCGCCTGTGGACCACCCGGCCTTCAAGGCGGCAAGAACATCCTGTATCACAACAACGGCGACGGCACATTCACCGACGTCTCCGAAAAAAGCGGCATGTGGGACACCATCGGCACCTACGCTCTCTCCGTCGCCGTCGCGGACCTCGACAACGACGGTTGGCCCGACATCTACGTGGCCAACGACTCCACCGCCGCAACCTTCTACCAGAACCAGAAGGACGGGACATTTAAAGATGTGGCGATCGAGGCAGGCATTGCCTACTCCCCTGACGGCAAGCCACAAGCCGGAATGGGTGTCTCCATCGGCGATTTCAACCGCGACGGCCTCCTCGACATCGTCAAAACCAACTTCGCCGGGGACGTCGACTCCCTCTACCTCAACCTCGGCGGTGGCAACTTCGACGACCACACCTATCTCTCCGGTCTGGGCGTAAACACTCGCTTTCTCGGCTGGGGAGTCGGCTTCTTCGACATGGACAACGACGGCTGGCCCGACCTGCTTATGTCCAACGGCCATGTTTACCCTGAGGTCGAAGGCACAAATGTCGACGCGCCCTACGCCCAGCACAAGTACCTCTACCGCAACCTGCGCAACGGCCAGTTCGAGGAGGTCACCTCGCAGGCTGGTCCCGGCATCACCACCCCGGCCCCCGCGCGCGGCACCGCCTTCGGCGACTACGATAACGACGGAGACATCGACATCGTCGTCAATTGTGTCAACAGCCTGCCCCAGCTCATACGCTGCGATTCGACAACCGGCCGCAACTGGATCAAGATTCGTACCGTCGGCACCAAATCAAACCGCACCGGTATCGGCGCGCGTGTTGCCGTTACAATCCATCTAGCCGAAGGCAAACCCTTCGTCCAGATCGATGAGGTTCGCAGCGGCGGCAGCTACTTCTCCCAGAACGACCTCCGCATGCACTTCGGTCTCGATAAGGCCACGAACGCAGACGTCGAAATTCGCTGGCCGTCAGGCGCAATCGATAAACTCCCCAACCTCGCCGCGAACCATCTTTACGTGGTGCAGGAGGGTGGCAAGGTGCTCAAGACCGTCGCGATGGGGCCATCGCATCCCATGCTTTAG
- a CDS encoding alpha,alpha-trehalase — translation MIRTASRSALLLLSVCCTAARFAFAQPSHSEATDKAKILRYIDNGWETLSRSMTDCKSLVDPKVTTAPVLYLPAGMLTPPEVTAMQQQCKVEVRSLPRRITHMGDVRVSDVPDEGLLYLPNRYVVPGGRFNEMYGWDSYFIILGLVADHHSDLARGIVENFFFEIENYGSILNANRNYYLTRSQPPFLTSMIRAVYEHPAGADISNTWLASAYRYAKLDYNTWTSAPHLAGDTGLARYSDLGGGPVPEMADDSSYYTDVIRWLLSHPDLHADYLIEAPDDPTPTQAAELATTSCDIAASKVCAAAHVSGHRLSAGFYHGDRAMRESGFDTSFRFGPFSGSTDHYAPVCLNSLLYKYERDMERIANLLGLRAEAAQWRQRAAARRAAINKYMWDPARGMFYDYDFTTHRLSNYNYLTAFYPLWAGLATPQQAAALEKHLPLMERNAGLAMSDFDSGTQWDLPFGWAPTTWIAIDGLARYGFNKDADRIAAKFSDTILKNFLNDGTIREKYNVVGGSSNVDVATGYKTNVVGFGWTNGVYLQMNNLLMRSAQHRATAARRERERERQDPLPVSYQHRISFSR, via the coding sequence ATGATACGAACAGCCAGTCGCTCCGCCCTTCTGCTCCTCTCGGTTTGCTGCACCGCAGCGCGCTTTGCGTTCGCGCAGCCGTCGCACTCTGAGGCCACCGACAAAGCAAAGATCCTCCGTTACATCGACAACGGCTGGGAGACGCTCTCCCGCTCGATGACAGACTGCAAGTCGCTGGTCGATCCCAAGGTCACGACGGCGCCCGTGCTGTACCTGCCGGCCGGAATGCTCACGCCGCCTGAGGTTACAGCCATGCAGCAGCAATGCAAGGTTGAGGTACGCAGTCTGCCTCGCAGGATCACGCACATGGGCGATGTCCGCGTCTCCGACGTTCCGGACGAAGGCCTCCTCTACCTGCCCAACCGTTACGTCGTCCCCGGCGGTCGCTTCAACGAGATGTACGGCTGGGACAGCTACTTCATTATCCTGGGGCTGGTTGCCGACCATCATAGCGATCTTGCCCGCGGCATCGTCGAAAACTTCTTCTTCGAGATCGAAAACTACGGCTCCATCCTCAACGCAAACCGCAACTACTACCTCACCCGTTCGCAGCCGCCCTTCCTTACCTCAATGATTCGCGCAGTGTACGAGCATCCTGCAGGCGCTGACATCTCGAACACTTGGCTTGCAAGCGCATACCGGTATGCGAAGCTCGACTACAACACATGGACCAGTGCGCCGCACCTGGCAGGTGACACTGGCCTCGCGCGCTACTCCGATCTCGGCGGTGGCCCCGTTCCCGAAATGGCCGACGACAGCTCGTACTATACGGACGTCATCCGCTGGCTGCTCTCGCACCCCGATCTCCACGCCGACTATCTCATCGAAGCCCCCGACGACCCAACTCCAACACAGGCCGCAGAGCTTGCGACAACCAGTTGCGATATCGCCGCGTCGAAGGTCTGTGCCGCCGCTCACGTCAGTGGCCACCGTCTCAGCGCGGGCTTTTATCACGGTGATCGTGCCATGCGCGAGTCAGGGTTCGACACCAGCTTCCGTTTCGGTCCCTTCAGCGGATCCACGGATCACTACGCTCCCGTTTGCCTCAACAGCCTCCTCTACAAATACGAGCGCGACATGGAGCGCATCGCGAATCTGCTCGGCCTCAGGGCCGAGGCTGCGCAGTGGCGCCAGCGTGCTGCAGCCCGGCGCGCCGCAATCAACAAATATATGTGGGACCCCGCACGGGGCATGTTCTACGACTACGACTTCACCACACACCGCCTCTCCAACTACAACTACCTCACGGCCTTCTATCCTCTGTGGGCTGGTCTAGCCACGCCGCAGCAGGCCGCAGCGTTGGAGAAGCACTTGCCCCTGATGGAGCGCAATGCTGGCCTCGCCATGAGCGATTTCGACTCCGGCACACAGTGGGATCTTCCCTTCGGATGGGCTCCCACTACATGGATTGCGATCGACGGGCTCGCCCGATACGGCTTCAACAAAGACGCAGACCGCATCGCTGCAAAGTTTTCCGACACCATCCTCAAGAACTTCCTCAACGACGGCACCATCCGCGAAAAATATAACGTCGTCGGCGGGTCGAGCAACGTCGATGTCGCAACCGGCTACAAGACCAACGTCGTCGGCTTCGGTTGGACGAACGGCGTCTATCTGCAGATGAACAATCTGCTGATGCGCTCAGCGCAGCATCGTGCCACGGCGGCGCGGCGCGAACGCGAGCGCGAGCGCCAGGACCCCTTACCCGTCAGCTATCAGCATCGCATCAGCTTCAGCCGCTGA
- a CDS encoding DUF262 domain-containing protein, translated as MNANAVPILAIFEKKVRLEVPLFQRAYVWNQEHQWEPLWEDIARKFTEHLQDRLDAPVHFLGAMVLDQKATPTTHVERRQIIDGQQRLTTLQLFLAAFRDFCSSHGCEELAVECRGFTLNSGMMADPTVDRFKVWPTQTDRDQFTKVMSAESRSSVEKSFPLTKKKYARAFDPRPRMVEAYLYFSSALAEFFLGTPDDLPLASDRSLADRLEIAFTALKNSLRVVVIDLEKDDDAQVIFETLNARGEPLLPADLLRNYIFLRAGRAQLNQEALYADYWQKFDDFFWRQEVRQGRLRRPRSDLFIQHYLASKQGFDIPIKHLFVEYKYWIDRRHPFESVTDELKTLVSQGLDYRRVIQVKDGDPLSHLARFLDAFDTSTVYPLLLHILNTDPSEEDLSHYAATLESYLLRRAVCGLTTKNYNKIFLNLTRVLQKEGTSPSAVTAHLLGLTGDSAAWPTDAEFQKFWDAAHAYMTLNNPKLVYIFKRLNETYLTNKHEDVAFGGQLTIEHLLPQAWVNNWPLLDGSIGLTYNEILTTPTNDARSVQTSTRNALLQTLGNLTILTSPLNSSVSNGPWDTKRSTILTTSLLPLNQVFHAYKIWDEDGIRARGNDLFKRALKLWPKPENPRAGSTVGNPKEVSAVGTLG; from the coding sequence GTGAACGCGAATGCGGTTCCGATCCTAGCGATCTTTGAAAAGAAAGTACGTCTCGAAGTGCCGCTATTTCAGCGGGCTTATGTTTGGAACCAAGAACATCAATGGGAACCGCTCTGGGAGGACATCGCCAGAAAATTTACCGAGCACTTGCAAGACAGGTTAGATGCCCCTGTCCACTTCTTAGGCGCAATGGTGCTGGATCAAAAGGCGACTCCAACAACACATGTTGAGAGACGCCAGATCATCGACGGACAACAACGCTTGACAACCCTACAGTTGTTCCTGGCGGCATTCCGCGATTTTTGCTCGTCTCATGGGTGTGAAGAACTTGCAGTTGAGTGTCGTGGGTTCACGCTGAACAGCGGGATGATGGCAGACCCGACAGTAGACAGGTTCAAAGTATGGCCGACGCAGACAGATCGCGACCAGTTCACAAAGGTGATGAGTGCGGAATCGCGCTCAAGTGTCGAAAAATCCTTTCCTTTGACAAAGAAGAAATATGCTCGTGCTTTCGATCCACGTCCCCGAATGGTTGAAGCCTACTTATATTTCAGTAGCGCGCTTGCCGAGTTCTTCCTAGGGACGCCGGATGACTTGCCTCTAGCATCCGATCGCTCACTTGCTGACCGCTTGGAGATTGCGTTTACGGCTTTAAAGAACAGTCTTCGTGTAGTGGTGATCGATCTCGAGAAAGATGACGATGCTCAAGTTATTTTCGAAACACTGAATGCCCGAGGCGAACCGCTCCTACCAGCGGACCTCCTGCGCAACTACATCTTTCTCCGCGCGGGACGGGCACAACTCAACCAAGAGGCGCTATATGCAGATTACTGGCAGAAGTTTGACGACTTCTTCTGGAGGCAAGAAGTTCGGCAGGGCAGATTGCGTCGGCCTCGCAGCGATCTTTTTATTCAACACTACCTGGCTAGCAAACAAGGCTTCGACATTCCCATCAAACACTTGTTTGTCGAATATAAGTATTGGATTGATCGGAGACACCCCTTCGAGTCGGTGACGGACGAACTAAAGACCCTCGTCTCTCAGGGGCTCGATTATCGTCGCGTTATCCAAGTCAAGGATGGTGACCCCCTTAGTCATCTTGCCCGATTTCTGGATGCGTTTGACACAAGTACCGTCTACCCTTTGCTGCTGCACATCCTGAACACCGATCCGAGTGAGGAAGATCTAAGCCATTATGCTGCGACCCTCGAAAGCTATCTTCTACGACGCGCCGTATGCGGACTGACCACGAAAAATTACAACAAGATTTTCCTGAACCTCACACGCGTTCTGCAGAAAGAGGGCACATCGCCGTCGGCTGTGACAGCACACTTGCTCGGGCTAACGGGTGACAGTGCAGCGTGGCCAACAGACGCGGAGTTCCAGAAATTTTGGGATGCTGCTCACGCATACATGACCCTGAATAATCCGAAGCTTGTATATATTTTCAAGCGGCTGAATGAGACCTACCTAACAAATAAGCACGAAGATGTAGCGTTTGGAGGTCAATTGACTATCGAGCATCTGCTGCCGCAGGCTTGGGTCAACAACTGGCCATTGCTAGACGGAAGCATCGGTCTGACCTACAACGAGATCCTCACAACACCGACTAACGACGCGCGATCCGTTCAGACAAGCACAAGAAATGCGTTGCTCCAGACATTGGGGAATCTAACGATTCTAACCTCTCCACTCAACAGCAGTGTGAGTAATGGTCCTTGGGATACTAAGCGGTCGACGATTCTAACGACCTCTCTTCTTCCGCTTAACCAAGTCTTTCATGCTTACAAGATCTGGGACGAGGATGGAATCCGCGCAAGAGGAAACGACCTTTTCAAGAGGGCACTTAAGCTTTGGCCAAAACCCGAGAATCCGCGAGCGGGCTCGACAGTTGGGAACCCCAAAGAGGTCTCGGCAGTTGGGACTCTTGGATGA
- a CDS encoding tetratricopeptide repeat protein, with amino-acid sequence MLERPIPDIEAYRYYLMAKHEILNYSEDGLARALEYLETGERAVGKNVLLLSARGQVYWQYVNAGISSDSQYLIKAKHCADEALSIDPNSAHAFRLLGLISVHEGESQKAVQLLKRAILSEPNDSDTLSWYSAICGLSGKAHAAMPLARRILEMDPLTPVYRFVPGLLSLMGGEFADALPSFDEAIRLDPGNAMLLWCRGQVLTLLQRNEDAIAQFQQIEADCPGHFFAQLGALMQAAINGDSKAVEQAASKELKEIASCDPHYSWSMAQAYALLGDTKTSITWLECAMQKGFINYPMISRWDPLLAPVRHTPAFDDLVDRVREMWENFEV; translated from the coding sequence ATGCTTGAGCGTCCCATCCCCGACATCGAAGCCTATCGCTATTACCTGATGGCGAAGCACGAGATCCTGAACTACTCCGAGGATGGCCTGGCCCGTGCTCTCGAATACCTCGAGACCGGCGAGCGGGCCGTCGGCAAGAACGTGCTTCTGCTCTCAGCCCGAGGACAGGTCTACTGGCAGTACGTCAACGCCGGCATCTCCTCCGACTCCCAATACCTCATCAAAGCAAAGCATTGCGCCGACGAGGCGCTCTCCATCGATCCCAACTCAGCCCACGCCTTCCGTCTGCTCGGCCTCATCAGCGTGCACGAAGGCGAGAGCCAGAAGGCCGTCCAGCTTCTCAAGCGCGCCATCCTCTCCGAGCCCAACGACTCCGACACGTTGAGTTGGTACTCCGCCATCTGCGGCCTCAGCGGCAAGGCCCACGCCGCCATGCCGCTCGCACGACGCATCCTTGAGATGGACCCCCTCACCCCGGTCTACCGCTTCGTCCCTGGACTCCTCTCCCTCATGGGGGGCGAGTTCGCCGATGCTCTGCCGTCGTTCGATGAAGCCATCCGGCTCGATCCCGGCAACGCCATGCTGCTCTGGTGCCGCGGTCAGGTGCTCACCCTCCTACAGCGCAACGAGGACGCCATCGCTCAGTTCCAGCAGATCGAAGCCGACTGTCCCGGGCACTTCTTCGCACAGCTCGGCGCACTCATGCAGGCCGCCATTAACGGCGATAGCAAAGCCGTCGAACAGGCCGCATCCAAGGAACTCAAAGAGATCGCCAGCTGTGATCCCCACTACTCCTGGAGCATGGCTCAGGCCTACGCTCTGCTCGGCGACACAAAAACCTCGATCACCTGGCTTGAATGCGCCATGCAGAAGGGCTTCATTAACTACCCGATGATCAGCCGCTGGGACCCCCTGCTTGCACCCGTCCGTCACACGCCCGCGTTCGACGACCTGGTCGACCGCGTGCGCGAGATGTGGGAGAACTTTGAGGTCTGA
- a CDS encoding aroma-sacti cluster domain-containing protein, whose amino-acid sequence MSAAKSNFERLNEAGALDPKHFTEDDKKVIESLTTDETEALIKLRKKMGQVATGKDHMRPNFPV is encoded by the coding sequence GTGTCTGCTGCCAAATCGAATTTTGAACGCCTCAACGAAGCTGGAGCCTTAGACCCCAAACATTTCACGGAAGACGATAAGAAGGTTATCGAGAGCCTCACGACAGACGAGACAGAGGCGCTCATCAAACTACGCAAGAAGATGGGACAGGTCGCGACCGGCAAAGATCACATGCGTCCCAACTTCCCTGTCTAG
- a CDS encoding acyl-CoA dehydrogenase, which produces MFGLNEEQEQLRKEVRAFAEREVAPHVMEWDEKSEFPHAVVKKLGEMGLMGVIFPESLGGAGMGYVEYVLAIEELSRVDGSVGIIVAAHNSLCTNHIMLAANDEQRKRWIPKLASGEWLGAWGLTEPGSGSDAGGARTTAVKRGDKWVLNGSKTFITNGTYANCAVVLAVTDKEKGTRGGISAFVVEKGTKGFRPGKKENKLGLRASDTAELIFEDCEIPEENQIGKIGDGFKDAMRVLDGGRISIAALGLGMGRGALDSAMKYAQQRKQFGKTISEFQAIQFKLADMATELDAAWLLTMRAAKMKDAGEKVTLESAMAKLYASEAACRICDEGVQIHGGYGFIKDYPAEKFYRDVRLCPIGEGTSEIQRMVIARELLGKAPSRG; this is translated from the coding sequence ATGTTTGGATTGAATGAAGAGCAGGAGCAGCTGAGGAAGGAAGTACGGGCGTTTGCGGAGCGGGAGGTGGCTCCACATGTGATGGAGTGGGACGAGAAGAGTGAGTTTCCTCATGCTGTGGTGAAGAAGCTGGGTGAGATGGGGCTGATGGGCGTGATCTTTCCGGAGTCGCTGGGTGGGGCTGGGATGGGTTATGTCGAATATGTGCTGGCGATCGAGGAGTTGTCGCGCGTGGATGGGAGCGTGGGGATTATCGTGGCCGCGCATAATTCGCTGTGTACGAACCACATCATGCTGGCGGCGAACGATGAACAGCGCAAGCGATGGATTCCGAAGCTGGCGAGTGGGGAGTGGCTGGGCGCGTGGGGGCTGACGGAGCCGGGGTCGGGCTCGGATGCAGGTGGTGCGCGCACGACGGCGGTGAAGCGCGGGGACAAGTGGGTGCTGAATGGGTCCAAGACCTTCATCACGAACGGGACGTATGCGAACTGTGCGGTGGTGCTGGCGGTGACGGACAAGGAGAAGGGGACGCGGGGGGGAATCTCGGCGTTTGTGGTGGAGAAGGGAACGAAAGGGTTCCGGCCTGGGAAGAAGGAGAACAAGCTGGGGCTGCGGGCGAGCGATACGGCGGAGTTGATCTTCGAGGATTGCGAGATTCCGGAGGAGAATCAGATCGGCAAGATTGGCGATGGTTTCAAGGACGCTATGCGGGTGCTGGATGGAGGGAGAATTTCGATTGCGGCACTGGGTTTGGGGATGGGGCGCGGGGCGCTGGATTCGGCGATGAAGTATGCGCAGCAGAGGAAGCAGTTTGGGAAGACGATCAGCGAGTTTCAGGCGATCCAGTTCAAGCTGGCCGATATGGCGACGGAGCTGGATGCGGCGTGGCTGCTGACGATGCGCGCGGCGAAGATGAAGGACGCGGGTGAGAAGGTGACGCTGGAGTCGGCGATGGCGAAGCTGTATGCGAGCGAGGCAGCGTGCAGGATCTGCGATGAGGGCGTGCAGATTCATGGAGGGTATGGGTTCATCAAGGACTATCCGGCGGAGAAGTTTTATCGCGATGTGAGGCTGTGTCCGATTGGCGAGGGGACGAGCGAGATTCAGCGGATGGTGATCGCGCGGGAGTTGCTGGGGAAGGCTCCTAGCCGGGGGTGA